Proteins encoded within one genomic window of Canis lupus familiaris isolate Mischka breed German Shepherd chromosome 12, alternate assembly UU_Cfam_GSD_1.0, whole genome shotgun sequence:
- the DLA-DMB gene encoding major histocompatibility complex, class II, DM beta precursor: protein MTTLLPLLLGLSLGSTGEGGFIAHVESSCLLDDDGTPKDFTYCVSFNKDLLTCWDPDEAKMVPYEFGTLNVLANYLSDYLNQQEYLHQRLSNGLQDCATHTQSFWGSLTHRTRPPTVQVAKSTPFNTKESVMLACYVWGFYPADVTISWRKNGQPVPSHSSALNMAQPNGDWTYQTVSHLATTPSYEDTYTCVVEHIGAPEPVCEDWTPGLSPMQIVKVSVSGVTLGLGFIIFSLGLLSWRRAGSSGYVFLPGTSYPEGQHVS, encoded by the exons ATGACCACACTCCTACCATTGCTGCTGGGCCTCAGTCTGGGCTCTACCGGAGAAG GTGGCTTTATAGCTCACGTGGAAAGCTCCTGTCTGTTGGATGATGATGGGACTCCAAAGGATTTCACATATTGTGTCTCCTTCAATAAGGATTTGCTGACCTGCTGGGATCCAGATGAGGCCAAAATGGTCCCTTATGAATTTGGGACACTGAATGTCTTGGCCAATTACCTCTCAGATTACCTCAACCAACAGGAATACCTGCACCAGCGCTTGTCTAATGGGCTCCAGGACTGTGCCACACATACCCAGTCCTTCTGGGGATCACTGACCCACAGAACAC GACCACCAACTGTACAAGTAGCCAAATCCACTCCTTTTAACACGAAGGAGAGTGTGATGCTGGCCTGCTACGTGTGGGGCTTCTATCCAGCTGATGTGACCATCTCATGGAGGAAGAATGGGCAGCCTGTCCCTTCTCACAGTAGTGCCCTTAATATGGCCCAGCCCAATGGAGACTGGACATATCAGACTGTCTCCCATCTAGCTACAACCCCTTCTTATGAGGATACCTACACCTGTGTTGTGGAGCACATCGGGGCCCCTGAGCCTGTTTGTGAGGACTGGA CACCTGGGCTGTCCCCAATGCAGATAGTGAAGGTTTCTGTGTCTGGAGTGACTCTGGGCCTGGGCTTCATCATCTTCTCTCTTGGTTTGCTCAGCTGGCGGAGAGCTGGCTCCTCTG GCTATGTTTTTCTCCCTGGAACCAGTTATCCAGAAG GTCAACATGTCTCCTAG
- the DLA-DMA gene encoding major histocompatibility complex, class II, DM alpha precursor — protein sequence MVWCEDMDHEQRQGAALLRLLHLLWLLPYSRTAPEGFPMVDVFTLKPLEFGKPNMLVCFISNLFPPTLTVNWWHHLDPVEGIGPTFVSAVDGFSFQAFSYLNFTPAPSDLFSCVVTHEIDNYTAIAYWVPHDALPSDLLENVLCGVAFGLGMLGIIVGLVLIVYFRKPCS from the exons ATGGTGTGGTGTGAAGATATGGATcatgagcagaggcagggagctgCACTGCTAAGGCTGTTACACCTCCTGTGGCTGCTGCCCTACTCCCGGACCGCCCCTGAAG GGTTTCCTATGGTCGACGTGTTCACGTTGAAGCCCCTGGAGTTTGGCAAACCCAACATGCTGGTCTGTTTTATCAGTAATCTCTTCCCACCCACATTGACGGTGAACTGGTGGCATCACTTGGACCCTGTGGAAGGAATCGGGCCCACTTTTGTGTCCGCTGTTGATGGATTCAGCTTCCAGGCCTTTTCTTACTTAAACTTTACACCGGCACCCTCTGATCTTTTCTCCTGCGTGGTGACTCATGAGATTGACAACTACACGGCAATTGCCTATTGGG TGCCCCATGATGCGCTGCCCTCTGATCTTCTGGAGAATGTGCTGTGTGGTGTAGCCTTTGGCCTGGGTATGCTGGGCATCATTGTTGGCTTAGTCCTCATCGTGTACTTCCGAAAGCCTTGCTCATG a